GtttttgaaattatgagtagCATATTCTAaaactactataggtagtacACTATACTGAGAACACTGTAGATAGTGTATACTGAAAATAGTAGAGAAACTAAAAACTGTAATAAGACTGCGATACGTGAGAACAAACTCTAAACTTCTGATActattttgcataaaatatttactaataCTGTAACTGAGTCATAAAACTGTTAACATAGGTAAGCTACAAATTCTACGATGAGTGCACAAGGTATCCGCAGACGGGGTACTATAGGCCGAGGTAGAGGCCGTAGAGGGGCTTGAGCTGAGTCCTCGTCGTTAGGCAATGTGCTGAATCTGGATACGAGCGAGACTCCGATTTCACCTGCTATATAGACTGGGTCTCATTATCGCATTGCCAGGGACAACACCTTGTCCCATGCTATGCTGAGGATATTAGAGAGGGTCGTTTAGCCCAACACTAGATCCGAGGGCCGAGGGTCAGTTATGGAATGACTCCGGTCCAATGGGGTTGAGCTATTCAGGGGTGTCACTCGAGTCACCCCTGGCATGGCCGAGTACTGGATGGAGGCCATAGAAAGAATCATGGACGATTTGGACTTTACCCCTGAACAGAAATTGAAAGCGACTGTTTCCTTGCTTCGCGATGAAGTGTACAAATGGTGGCTGACCGTTAAGGAGGACACTCAGCCTGAACAACTAACTTAGGATTTCTATAAGTTTCCTTTTCAAGGTAAATATGTAGGGGCAAGCTACATTGACGCTAAAAGACGCGAGTTTCTTAATCTCACACAAGGGGATAGTTCAGTGGCCGAGTATAAGGCCGTGTTTTTGAGATTGAGCCGCTATACGAGGCATGGTGGTGACTGAATATGAGCGTTGTGTCCGTTTcgaggactgaggatgagcatgacgagcaccttaggattgttcttcagattttgagagaaaaacagctctatgctaagttcagcaagtgCAAGTTCTAGTTACATGAAGTAACATTTCTAGTTCATGTAGTGTCTACTGAGGGGATTTGAGTCGATCCTTGAAAAATTAAGGCTGTATTGGACTGGAAGCAACCTAAAAATGTGTCTGAGATCTACAACTTTTTGGGGCTGGCAAGTTATTATCGACGGTTTGTGGAAGGATTTTCACTAATCGCaacacccttgactaagctgttACGTAAAGGTGTACCGTTTGACTGGACTAATGCGTAGCAaaagagctttgagaagcttaagactgTACTAACTGAGGCTCCTGTTTTGGTACAGCCTGAACCTGGAAAGGAGTTCAcagtttatagtgatgcatcacatgtcggtttgggatgtgtgttgatgcagaATGGTAAGGTGGTCGTATATacgtctcgtcagcttaagacacaCGAGGTGAACTATTCgatgcatgatttggagttgGCTACCGTAGTCTTTGCATtaaaaatctggaggcattatctgtacggtgagaagtgtattatctacactgatcataagagcctcaagtatctcctcactcaaAAGGAGTTAAATATTAGGCAGCGTGGATGGgttgagctgcttaaggattatgattgtaccatttagtaCCATCCCGACCAGTCTAATGAGGTGGCCGATGCGTTGAGTCATAGAGTTATGACCGATCTGAGAGCGATGTTCACTCGACTTAGCCTATTCGACGATGGAAGTCTGCTGGCAGAACTTCAGGTCAAGTCGACATGGATTGAACAGATTTGAGGTAAACAGTTGGGGGATAAGTCTCTCAGGTTACGTTTTCATCAGGCTAAGAATGGTGGAACTACTGATTTTGGGATAAACAGTGATTGGGTACTTTGTTTCTACGGTCGGATTTGTGTACCGAATGATGAGGATTTAAGGCAGTTGATTCTGAGAGAGGCGCATGATAGTCCTTATACTATGCATCCTAGCGGGAACAAGATGTACCGAGATCTTTGGGaattgtactggtggccagggtTGAAGCGTGAGGTTACCGACTTCGTTGCTCGCTATTTGACTTGTCAGCAGGCTAAGATTGAGCATCAATTACCTTCGAGTTTGCTACAGCCGGTTAAGATACCGTTATGAAAATGGAAGTGAGTAacgatggacttcgttagtgggttacctCTAACACCCACAAAAAAAGATTCTGtctgggtcatcgtggatcgattgaccaagtctgctcaATTCATCCCGGTAAGGACAAACTTTTCTCTTCAGAAATTAGCTAAGCTTTACATATCAGAAATAatgagactgcatggggtacctgTCTCGATACTTTTCGATTGGGATCCTCGTTTCATGTCTCGGTTCTAGAAGAAGTTTCATGAGGCTCTGGGTTCAAGattagacttcagtactgcttttcatcctcagacagatggtcagtcggagagggtgattcagatactgtaGGACATGTTAAGGAGCTATGTTATTGATTTCCGAGGCAATTGGGAGGAGTACTTGCCGTTAGTggagtttgcttataataatagcttcgagtctagcatccagatggcaccttatgaagcaCTATACGGTCATAAGTGTCGCATTTctttatgttggactgagttgggcaaGCGACGTGTTCTAGGTTCTGAGTTGGTCTCTGAGACAGATGACAAGGTTAGATTGATTCAGGATCATTTGAAAGCGGCTTCCGATAGGCAGAAATCGTATGCGCATTTGAAGAAGCATGAGATCAAGTATTCTGTAGGGGACTTAGTTTTTCTCAAGGTCTCTCCATGGAAAAAGGTTCTAAAGTTCGGTCACAAGGGCAAGCTGAGCCCTCGATTTATTGGACCTTACCTCATTCTGAAACGTGTAGGACCTGTTGTTTATTAGTTGGAGTTACCTCCGGAGTTGGACCacattcatgatgtttttcacaTTTCGATGTTGAGGCTCTACCACTTTGATTCTACACATGTTGTTTCTAttaaggagattgaggttaggctAGACTTAACCTTTGAGGAGGAGCCGGTTCAGATTCTGGAGTGTGATGTAAAGGTCCTTCGGAAAAAGTCTATTCCTTTAGTGAAGGTTCTGTGGCGTAATCATAGCATTGAGGAGGCAACATCCTCATCTGTTCTGATCAGggaaaattttgaggacgaaattttcttttagggggtagagttgtaacaccctaaaatttctaatttcgttattgtgaaaatatgacacaaatatctatcagctttagtggttatgtgttctgggggtgtttgggaggtcccaaattcaagccttcgcttgggcaaattttggtattttgaatgaattaggccttacacTTGTTTAgtattcttttatttgattgttgggtaaattacaatAGAATGGatctgctggtctggtggttaaatggtgtgttattatggtggaagtcttgtgttcgaatctctATGCAGGCAATGGTATtattttttgctcagattttgggatagagttgtgtaata
The Gossypium raimondii isolate GPD5lz chromosome 8, ASM2569854v1, whole genome shotgun sequence DNA segment above includes these coding regions:
- the LOC128043032 gene encoding uncharacterized protein LOC128043032, with protein sequence MAEYWMEAIERIMDDLDFTPEQKLKATVSLLRDEVYKWWLTQKSFEKLKTVLTEAPVLVQPEPGKEFTVYSDASHYHPDQSNEVADALSHRVMTDLRAMFTRLSLFDDGSLLAELQAKNGGTTDFGINSDWVLCFYGRICVPNDEDLRQLILREAHDSPYTMHPSGNKMYRDLWELYWWPGLKREVTDFVARYLTCQQAKIEHQLPSSLLQPVKIPL